One segment of Carya illinoinensis cultivar Pawnee chromosome 13, C.illinoinensisPawnee_v1, whole genome shotgun sequence DNA contains the following:
- the LOC122292701 gene encoding uncharacterized protein LOC122292701 — MDSAESYKKRMQGEDSDLDDDERSLPDEDRALYECEVAKSEGFDIPKIRDGPMFNLIQPRDLNRSDEYKEYAQLAIDEYNRRFSETNAKLELVKVSKAMAHLFDIMRYYITFEAKDFADGGKTKTYQIVVRDAMRKISVLSFRLKPAEDEQGSGNHGKEWIWEGHLFYGHLVA; from the exons ATGGATTCGGCAGAGTCGTATAAGAAACGGATGCAAGGAGAGGATAGCGATCTCGATGATGATGAACGTTCCTTGCCCGACGAAGACCGCGCCCTCTACGAGTGCGAAGTTGCCAAGAGCGAG GGCTTTGATATTCCCAAAATCCGTGACGGCCCCATGTTCAATTTGATTCAACCACGCGACCTCAACCGCTCCGATGAATACAAAGAATATGCGCAGCTTGCAATTGACGAATACAATCGTCGCTTCTCG GAGACAAATGCAAAGCTGGAGCTTGTTAAGGTTTCAAAAGCAATGGCTCACCTTTTTGATATAATGAGGTATTATATAACCTTCGAGGCCAAGGACTTTGCCGATGGAGGTAAGACTAAGACCTACCAAATTGTTGTGCGAGACGCTATGCGTAAAATTTCAGTGCTGTCTTTCAGGCTAAAACCTGCTGAGGATGAGCAAG GTTCAGGAAACCATGGGAAAGAATGGATTTGGGAAGGCCATCTCTTCTATG GTCATTTAGTTGCTTGA